A single region of the Actinoplanes sp. SE50/110 genome encodes:
- a CDS encoding isoprenylcysteine carboxylmethyltransferase family protein has translation MVILGYAVLAYVTFLFSIGWAVVFLTGPVDGPATHSPATALTVDALLLLAFAVQHTIMARPRFKRHLPAAVERSTFVLAASLVLVALFAWWEPVPAVVWRGSPLLWVLYAAGWALAVAATYMIDHFDMFGLKQAVRRDAYQAPAFRERWLYKRVRHPMMLGMIIAFWATPTMTVGHLFFAVASTGYIAIGIRFEERDLRRQLGDTYAEYAARVPMLIPGTRRAHSKVA, from the coding sequence ATGGTGATTCTCGGCTATGCCGTTCTGGCCTATGTGACGTTCCTGTTCAGCATCGGGTGGGCGGTCGTCTTCCTGACCGGCCCGGTGGACGGCCCGGCCACCCACTCCCCCGCCACCGCCCTGACCGTCGACGCCCTGCTGCTGCTCGCGTTCGCCGTCCAGCACACGATCATGGCCCGCCCCCGGTTCAAACGTCACCTGCCGGCCGCCGTCGAGCGGAGCACCTTCGTGCTCGCCGCCAGCCTGGTCCTGGTAGCCCTGTTCGCCTGGTGGGAGCCGGTTCCCGCGGTCGTCTGGCGGGGCAGCCCGCTGCTCTGGGTGCTGTACGCGGCGGGCTGGGCGCTCGCCGTCGCGGCGACCTACATGATCGACCACTTCGACATGTTCGGGTTGAAGCAGGCCGTCCGGCGGGACGCGTATCAGGCGCCGGCCTTCCGGGAGCGCTGGCTCTACAAGCGGGTCCGCCACCCCATGATGCTCGGCATGATCATCGCTTTCTGGGCGACGCCGACGATGACCGTCGGGCACCTGTTCTTCGCGGTGGCCTCGACCGGCTACATCGCGATCGGTATCCGTTTCGAGGAGCGTGACCTGCGGCGGCAGCTGGGCGACACCTATGCGGAGTATGCCGCCCGGGTGCCGATGCTGATTCCGGGCACGCGGCGCGCGCACTCGAAAGTTGCTTAG
- a CDS encoding aldo/keto reductase produces MDPFTRVPLGRTDLTVTRLGMGLAPIAGLFRPVGDAGAIAAIDAAGDAGVRFFDTAPLYGAGLSEVRAGRALRGRRGFVLSSKVGRRLVPAGETRNELWSEPSGAAQVWDFSDAGVRTLWRASPDRLAVDRLDILHLHDPDDHFGQAVHEALPALVELRRQRVISAVSAGMNQSAMLTDLVRTGQLDRVLLAGRYPLLDQSGLADLLPECHARGVAVICGGVYNSGILTDPDGSPTYHYRPAPAALAARARAIAAVCDRHGVPLRAAALQFPLAHPAVVSVLVGMRSAAEVADAAAMALPGPDLRACARTSTSLPIFRVGPAHVRCEPAGVRGGGVLRGGHSGAHRHSRRPLRRCVRPHRDPRLSMGDLVRYLRAGAPGAERPILYAGGRLRDLSEVTADIDGAFLAAGGFTGDPDELPPADLDHHRIAPPIARPGVVLCIGPNYAAHAGESGAAPPAEPIVFSKAPNTVIGAEDDILIPPGSKRLDGEVELGVVIGRQARYLSDPAAGLQCVAGYVLSNDVSERDYQLERSGGQWSKGRSCETFNPLGPWLVSPDELRFPLRLRSWVNREPRQDSSTADMIFDVGHLIWHLSQFTVLEPGDLINTGTPQGVALGGRFPYLNAGDVVEMEIDGLGRQRNVVKG; encoded by the coding sequence ATGGATCCGTTCACCAGGGTGCCGCTCGGCCGCACCGATCTCACCGTGACCCGCCTCGGCATGGGCCTGGCCCCGATCGCCGGGCTGTTCCGGCCGGTCGGGGACGCCGGGGCGATCGCCGCGATCGACGCCGCCGGGGATGCCGGGGTGCGCTTCTTCGACACCGCGCCGCTGTACGGCGCGGGGTTGTCCGAGGTCCGGGCGGGCCGCGCGCTGCGCGGCCGCCGGGGGTTCGTGCTGTCCAGCAAGGTGGGCCGCCGCCTGGTCCCGGCCGGCGAGACGCGGAACGAGCTGTGGTCCGAGCCGTCCGGCGCGGCACAGGTCTGGGATTTCAGCGATGCCGGCGTACGTACGCTGTGGCGCGCCAGCCCGGACCGACTCGCCGTGGATCGCCTGGACATCCTGCATCTGCACGACCCGGACGACCATTTCGGGCAGGCCGTGCACGAGGCCCTGCCCGCCCTGGTGGAGCTGCGCCGCCAGAGGGTGATCAGTGCGGTTTCGGCGGGGATGAACCAGTCGGCGATGCTGACCGACCTCGTCCGCACCGGGCAGCTGGACCGTGTGCTGCTGGCCGGCCGGTACCCGCTGCTGGACCAGTCCGGCCTCGCCGACCTGCTGCCCGAGTGCCACGCGCGGGGTGTCGCGGTGATCTGCGGCGGCGTCTACAACTCCGGCATCCTGACCGATCCCGATGGCAGTCCCACCTACCACTACCGGCCGGCTCCGGCGGCGCTGGCCGCCCGGGCTCGGGCGATCGCCGCGGTCTGCGACCGGCACGGCGTGCCGCTGCGGGCCGCCGCCCTGCAGTTCCCGCTCGCCCACCCGGCCGTCGTGTCGGTGCTGGTCGGGATGCGGTCGGCCGCCGAGGTCGCCGACGCCGCCGCGATGGCTCTGCCCGGTCCGGATCTGCGCGCATGCGCCCGTACGTCGACATCGCTCCCGATCTTCCGGGTCGGACCGGCTCATGTCCGGTGCGAACCGGCCGGTGTGCGAGGTGGTGGCGTCCTGCGGGGAGGTCACTCTGGTGCTCACCGGCATTCCCGGCGGCCGCTCCGGCGCTGCGTCCGGCCGCACCGCGATCCGCGTCTATCGATGGGAGATCTCGTGAGGTATCTGCGCGCCGGAGCGCCGGGGGCGGAACGTCCGATTCTGTACGCCGGGGGGCGGCTGCGCGACCTGTCCGAGGTGACCGCGGACATCGACGGGGCGTTCCTGGCCGCCGGCGGGTTCACCGGGGACCCCGACGAGCTGCCGCCGGCCGATCTCGACCATCACCGGATCGCCCCGCCGATCGCCCGGCCCGGCGTCGTCCTCTGCATCGGGCCGAACTACGCGGCGCATGCCGGCGAGTCCGGGGCGGCGCCGCCGGCCGAGCCGATCGTCTTCTCCAAGGCGCCGAACACGGTGATCGGCGCCGAGGACGACATCCTGATCCCGCCCGGGTCGAAGCGCCTCGACGGGGAGGTGGAGCTGGGCGTCGTGATCGGCCGCCAGGCGCGGTATCTGTCGGACCCGGCGGCCGGGCTGCAGTGCGTGGCCGGCTACGTGCTCTCCAACGACGTGTCCGAACGTGATTACCAGCTGGAGCGGTCCGGCGGGCAGTGGTCCAAGGGCAGGTCGTGCGAGACGTTCAACCCGCTCGGCCCGTGGCTGGTCAGCCCGGACGAGCTGCGGTTCCCGCTGCGGCTGCGCAGCTGGGTGAACCGGGAGCCGCGGCAGGACTCCAGCACCGCCGACATGATCTTCGACGTCGGCCACCTGATCTGGCACCTGTCCCAGTTCACCGTCCTGGAACCGGGCGACCTGATCAACACCGGGACTCCGCAGGGGGTGGCGCTCGGCGGCCGCTTCCCCTACCTGAACGCCGGCGACGTGGTGGAGATGGAGATCGACGGACTGGGTCGGCAGCGCAACGTGGTGAAAGGGTGA
- a CDS encoding lactate utilization protein B has translation MSGLGIPGTARGVPFPTAAARALADEQLRANLRRATSTIRRRRDEAVGEIAGWEQLRDAAAAIKAETMARLPELLERFEAAATAAGAQVHWARDAVEAGAIVARLVAAAGASEVVKVKSMATQEIALNHTLARSGVDVVETDLAELIVQLADDVPSHILVPAIHYNRKQIRDLFRDRMPDAPADLSDDPHALAAAARAHLRARFLSAQVAVSGANFAIAESGTLVVVESEGNGRMCLTLPRTLISVVGIEKIIPRFTDLSIFLRLLPRSSTGERMNPYTSTWTGVTPDDGPQQLHIVLLDNGRSATLADPVGRQALHCIRCSACLNVCPVYERTGGHAYGSVYPGPIGAVLTPQLTGVAANPSLPFASTLCGACYDVCPVKIDIPRVLVHLRQQAVLASPAAPEGAVMRALTWTMSDRRRYERALRAARAGAAPLVRILGRRTVRRLPAPLSPWTRYRDAPLPAAESFRDWWRRNDPRT, from the coding sequence GTGAGCGGCCTCGGCATACCGGGAACGGCCCGAGGCGTCCCCTTTCCCACCGCCGCGGCGCGGGCACTCGCCGACGAACAGCTGCGGGCCAACCTGCGCCGAGCGACCAGCACCATCCGCCGTCGCCGCGACGAGGCAGTCGGTGAGATCGCCGGCTGGGAACAGCTGCGCGACGCCGCAGCGGCCATCAAAGCCGAGACCATGGCCCGGCTGCCAGAACTGCTGGAACGATTCGAGGCGGCCGCGACAGCAGCCGGCGCCCAGGTGCACTGGGCACGTGACGCGGTAGAGGCCGGCGCCATCGTTGCCAGGCTGGTGGCCGCCGCAGGAGCCAGCGAGGTCGTCAAGGTCAAATCGATGGCGACTCAAGAAATCGCGCTGAATCACACGCTCGCCCGCTCGGGCGTCGACGTGGTCGAGACCGACCTGGCGGAGCTCATCGTCCAGCTCGCCGACGACGTTCCTTCACACATTCTCGTACCCGCGATCCATTACAACCGCAAGCAGATCCGCGACCTGTTCCGCGATCGGATGCCGGACGCGCCCGCTGATCTCAGCGACGATCCGCATGCGTTGGCGGCGGCCGCACGCGCACACCTGCGCGCGCGTTTTCTCTCCGCCCAGGTGGCGGTCTCGGGCGCCAACTTCGCCATCGCCGAGTCCGGCACCCTGGTCGTGGTGGAAAGTGAGGGCAACGGCCGGATGTGCCTCACCCTGCCGCGCACCTTGATCAGCGTGGTAGGGATTGAGAAAATCATTCCGCGCTTCACCGACCTGTCGATATTCCTGCGCCTTCTACCTCGCTCGTCGACCGGTGAACGCATGAACCCCTACACCTCGACGTGGACCGGCGTGACTCCGGACGACGGTCCGCAACAGCTTCACATCGTCCTGCTCGACAACGGCCGCTCAGCAACCCTGGCCGACCCGGTCGGACGCCAGGCGCTGCACTGTATCCGGTGCTCGGCGTGCCTGAACGTCTGCCCCGTCTACGAACGCACGGGCGGTCACGCGTACGGCAGCGTCTACCCGGGGCCGATCGGTGCGGTCCTCACGCCACAGCTGACCGGAGTCGCCGCGAACCCGTCGCTGCCGTTCGCCTCGACGCTGTGCGGCGCGTGCTACGACGTCTGCCCGGTGAAAATAGATATTCCCCGCGTGCTGGTACACCTGAGGCAACAAGCGGTGCTCGCCTCACCGGCGGCACCCGAAGGCGCCGTGATGCGGGCATTGACCTGGACCATGAGCGATCGCCGCCGGTACGAACGAGCCTTACGGGCCGCTCGCGCCGGCGCCGCTCCGCTGGTGCGGATACTCGGCCGACGCACGGTACGCCGGCTACCGGCACCACTGTCGCCCTGGACGCGCTATCGCGACGCCCCGCTGCCCGCAGCCGAATCCTTCCGGGATTGGTGGAGACGCAATGACCCACGCACGTGA
- a CDS encoding LUD domain-containing protein produces MTHARDEILSRLRRALSDSPAVPQALPLPTPTQPPDALALLCERLLDYRAQVVTTTWHLLPDMLTELVTGVADDIAVPADLPSRWTAAWQARAVVDRGHLSNAVLDQVGAVVTGCALAVAETGTIILDAGPRQGRRVLTLLPDRHICVVDARQVVADVPDTFARLDHSRPLTWISGPSATSDIELRRVEGVHGPRLLQVVLVS; encoded by the coding sequence ATGACCCACGCACGTGACGAAATCCTGTCCCGCCTCCGGCGAGCCTTGTCAGACTCGCCGGCGGTGCCGCAAGCTCTCCCGCTGCCGACTCCGACACAACCGCCGGACGCTCTCGCTCTGCTTTGCGAACGGTTGCTCGACTACCGGGCGCAGGTGGTCACCACCACGTGGCACCTGCTGCCTGACATGCTGACCGAACTCGTCACGGGCGTAGCGGACGACATCGCCGTGCCCGCGGATCTGCCTTCACGCTGGACCGCGGCCTGGCAGGCACGTGCCGTCGTGGACCGGGGCCACCTGAGCAACGCGGTGCTGGACCAGGTGGGTGCTGTGGTCACCGGTTGCGCGCTCGCGGTGGCCGAGACCGGCACGATCATCCTTGACGCCGGCCCCCGCCAAGGGCGCCGGGTGCTGACCCTGCTTCCGGATCGGCACATCTGCGTAGTCGATGCCCGGCAAGTAGTCGCGGACGTGCCTGACACCTTTGCCCGGCTGGACCACAGCCGTCCACTCACCTGGATTTCCGGGCCCTCCGCTACCAGCGACATCGAACTACGCCGCGTGGAAGGCGTTCACGGTCCCCGTCTGCTGCAGGTCGTACTGGTCAGCTGA